In Fodinicurvata sediminis DSM 21159, the genomic window AGCAGGCTGACCTCGGAAGTGCCCAGGGCCAGGCTGGGATTGGGCTTCAGCTTGGAATTGACGCCCAGGCGTTCGGCCGCGTCCACCACCGACTCGGCCCCGACCTCCATGATCAACTGGACCGCCACGGAATTGAGCGAGCGGGCAAAAGCCTCGCGCAGTGTCACATCCCCATAATAGCGATCGCCATAGTTGCCCGGTGTCCAGGGGCCGCTGGGCAGCGACACGCGCACTGGTGCGTCCTGAACACGGCTGTCCGGCGCCAGGCCATCCTCGAAGGCAGCCAGGTAGACGAAGGGCTTGAAGGCCGAGCCGGGCTGCCGCCGGGCCTGGACGGCACGGTTGAACTCGCTGCTGTCCCAGGAGCGCCCGCCCACCATGGCGCGGATCGCACCGTCATGGGACAACACCACCACCGCCGCCTGGGTCGCGCCCTTGTCTTCCCCCTCGGCCTTCAACAGGCGTTCGACCTCCTCTTCGGCGATGGTCTGGATTTCCGGATCCAGCGTGGTGGAGATCTTCACGTCCTGGCTGAGCGGTCCGACGATCTCGCCGATCTGCGAGGCCGCCCAACTGGCGAAATAACGTCCGGTCTTGCGCAGGTCCGGCGCGGCGGAGCTGCCGTCCCCCAGCGCCTGATCGGCCGTGGCCCGGTCGATGTAACCGGCGTCCACCATGGCATTGAGCACCTGGGCCGTGCGCTCGTGGGCCAACTCGGGATTGTTGGTGGGATTGTAACGCGACGGCGCGCGCAGCAGGCCGGCGATCATCGCTGCTTCATACAGCGAGACCTCGCGCGCCGACTTGTCGAAATAGCGCTGGGCCGCGGCGTCCACGCCATAGGTGCCGGCGCCGAAGTAGACCCGGTTCATGTAGAGCGCCAGGATCTGATCCTTGGACAGGCGCCGCTCCAGCCAGAAGGACAGCAGCAATTCCTGCACCTTGCGCTTGAAGGTGCGCTCGTGGGACAGGAAGACATTCTTGGCCAGCTGCTGGGTGATGGTGGAACCGCCCTGGACGACGCCCCATTCCACCAGGTTGATATATGCCGCCCGCATAAGTCCCAATGGGTCCAGGCCAAAGTGGTCATAGAAGCGGCGGTCCTCGATCGCCAGGACAGCCCGGGGCAAGTGCGGCGGCATCTGCGCGACGCTCAACGGCTCGCCATAGACCTCGCCGAAGGCCGCCAGGGGCCGGTCGGTGACATCCACCACCTGCACACTGGGCCGACGACCGGTATCGGCAATGCGGCTGACATCAGGCAGGTCATAGGCGTAATAAAGCAGGATTCCGCCCAGGATCAGGATGCCCCAGACAGCCGCGACCCCCACGGCTGTCGCGGCCAGCTTCAGCCAACCCAGACGCTTTCCGGAAGCTGCAGCCGTGCGTCCACCACCGCGCCGACCACCATTGCCGCGCCGGCCTCCGCCCCCCTGTCGGCCGCCCGTACCGCGACCGCCCGTACCACGGCCACCGCCCTGGGTGGTTTGTTTGGCGCCCGCCTTGGCCCCTGTGGACCGGGAGCTGCCGGACTTCGGCGCCGCCTTGCGCGCACCGGCACTCTTGCCGCCGCGCTGCGCCTGCGACCGGCGCTCGCCCTTCACTTCCCTGCCCGATTCGGAAGAGGTCCCGCGTTTCGTCATGAATCCTCTTTAAGACAGATTCCCGGGCAAGGCCAGAAAGGCCTTAAGGCAACTTCGTGGCAATCCGCTGTCCGGCTGTGCCCTTGCGTACTTCGATCCGAGCCCGTGCGGCCTCAGATGTCCAGGTTGGCGACCTGCAGGGCATTGGTCTGGATGAAGTCGCGGCGCGGCTCCACCTCGTCCCCCATCAGCGTCTCGAAGATCAGGCCGGCATCCTCGGCGTGCGCCACCTTCACCTTCAGCAGCGAGCGCACCTCGGGGTCCAGCGTGGTTTCCCAAAGCTGGTTCGGGTTCATCTCGCCCAGGCCCTTGTAGCGGGCCACGGAAACGCCCTTCTTGCCCCAGGCCAGAACGGCGTCGGCCAGGGAAACCGGGCCATAGACCTTCTGCTCCTGGTCCTTGCCGGTCAGCACGCCGGGGGTCTTGTAGACCTCCCACAGCTCCTCGCGCATGCCCTTCAGCTGCCGCCCTTCGCTGGAGGCCACCAGGGTCGCGTCCAGGTGGCGCTTTTCCGGCACGCCGCGCAGCACACGGGTGAAGACCAGGCCGCCGAAGCGGTCGCTCTCGCCGGTCCAGCCGCGCTCGTGTTCGGGCGCCAGGGTGTCCAGGCGCTCGGCGACGGTGGCGGCGATCTCGTTGGCCTTGTCCTCGTCGTCCAGGATCTCGGGGTCGAGTGCACCGGCAATAGCCGCCTGCTCGATCACTTCATAGGAGCCCACCTTGTAGACCATGGTCTCGATCTGGTGACGCGCCTTGACCGCGCGGCGCACCAGGCGAGCCAGGTCCTCGCTGGCCAGCTGTGTGCCGTCGGCCAGGACCAGAGCCGTATGATTGAGAGCGTTCTGGATCAGGTACTCCTCCATCTCGCGGTCGCCCTTCAGGTAGGTCATGGACTCCCCGCGCTTGGCGCGAAAGAGTGGCGGCTGGGCGATATAGAGGTGACCTCCGTCCACCAGTTCGCGCATCTGGCGGAAGAAGAAGGTCAGCAACAGCGTTCGGATATGGCTGCCGTCCACGTCGGCGTCAGTCATGATGACGATCTTGTGATAGCGCAGCTTGTCCAGGTTGAACTCCTCCGGCCCGATGCCGGTGCCCAGGGCTGTGATCAGGGTGCCGATCTCCTGGCTGCCCAGCATCTTGTCGAAGCGTGCGCGCTCCACGTTCAGGATCTTGCCGCGCAGGGGCAGGATCGCCTGGAATTTGCGGTCGCGGCCCTGCTTGGCCGAACCACCGGCGGAATCGCCCTCGACGATGAACAGTTCGGACTTGGTGGGGTCCCGCTCCTGGCAGTCGGCCAGCTTGCCGGGCAGCGAGGCCACGTCCAGCACGCCCTTGCGCCGCGTCAGCTCGCGCGCCTTGCGCGCCGCCTCGCGGGCGGAGGCGGCCTCGACCACCTTGGTGACGATCTTCTTGGCCTCGTTGGGATGCTCCTCGAAGAACTGCTGTAGCTTGTCGTTGACCACGGACTCGACCACCGGACGCACTTCGGACGAGACCAGCTTGTCCTTGGTCTGGCTGGAGAACTTGGGGTCGGGCACCTTCACCGACAGCACGCAGGTCAGCCCCTCGCGCGCGTCGTCGCCGGTCAGGCTGACCTTCTCCTTCTTCAGTATGCCCGACTCGTTGGCATAGGCATTGATCTGGCGGGTCAAGCCGGCGCGCAGGCCGGCCATGTGGGTGCCGCCGTCACGCTGGGGGATGTTGTTGGTGAAGCACAGAGTGGTTTCGTGATAGCTGTCGTTCCACTGCATCGCCAGCTCGACGGTGATCGCCTCGCGCTCCACGCTCATGTGGATCGGCTTTTCCAGCAGGGAATGCCGATTGCGGTCCAGGTAGTGGACAAAGGCCTCGACCCCGCCGTCATAGTGCAGGTCCACCTCGACCGGTTCGGGGTGGCGCTTGTCCACCAGCTTGATGTGCACACCCGAGTTCAGGAAGGCCAGCTCGCGCAGGCGATGCTCCAGGGCGCCGAAGTCGTATTCCGTCTGGGTGAAGGTCTGGGTCGAGGGCAGGAAGTCGATCTGGGTTCCGCGCTTGCCGTTGGCCGGCCCGACGACCGTCAGCGGCTCCACCGTCTCGCCGTGCTCGAAGCGCACGTAGTGTTCCTTGTCGTCGCGCCAGATGCGCAGCTCCAGCCATTCGCTGAGCGCGTTCACCACCGAAACGCCGACACCGTGCAGGCCGCCGGAGACCTTGTAGGAGTTCTGGTCGAACTTCCCGCCGGCATGCAGCTGGGTCATGATGACCTCGGCCGCCGAAATGCCTTCCTCGGCGTGGATGTCCACCGGCACGCCACGGCCGTTGTCGTTGACCGTCACCGAGCCGTCACCATTCAGCTGCACCAGCACCAGGTCGCAATAGCCGGCCAGGGCCTCGTCGATGGCGTTGTCCACCACCTCGTAGACCATGTGATGCAGGCCGGAGCCGTCATCGGTATCGCCGATGTACATCCCCGGCCGCTTGCGCACGGCTTCCAGTCCGCGCAGAACCTTGATGGATTCTGCGCCGTAGTCGCCATTCGGATCGGCGGCGGGATCGCCATTGGGATCGGCGGCCTCGGGGGTTTCGTTCACATCGGATGTGGCCATGATCAAGTCTTCTTTGCCTCTGATGAAATAACTCCGCGACTCATGCCTCGCGCAACACGAGACCCTCGCGCAGATGAAAGCGCTGGGCCTCCTGGCCCAGTGCCGAAAAGAGGGCACTGTCCGTGCCGCTCATCCAGGCCTGGACCCCCAGGTCCAGGATGCTGTCGTACAAGGCCGCGCGCAGACCCGCATCCAGGTGTGCCGCCACCTCGTCCAGCAGCAGCAACGGCCCGGCGCCGCGTTCCAGCGCCAGCAGCCGCGTGTGGGCCATGACCAGCGAGAGCAGAAGCGCCTTCTGTTCGCCCGTCGAGCAGAAAGCCGCCGGCATGTCACGCTCCAGGTCGCTGGCCGCCAAGTCACTTCGATGGGCCCCGCAAGCGGCCCCACCGGTCTCGGCATCCTGCGCGCGGCAGTCCGCCAGGCGCTGCAGCAGGCGTTCCTCGACCTGAACGGCCGGCGATTCATCCATCCAGCTCTCGGCGTCGCCCACCAACGCCAGGCCCACGGCCGGAAAGGCCCCGTGTGTTTCCTTGCAGGCCGCCGCCAACCGCGAGACCAGCGAACGGCGCGCCGCGGCAATGGCCACGGCCTTCTCCGCCATGGTGCGCTCCAGCCCGCCAAGCCAGTTCGGATCGCCCTGCTGCGCGCGCAGCAGACGGGCGCGCTCGCGCATGGCATGTTCATAGGCCGCGATCCGGCCGGCATGGGCCGGGTCGAACCCATAGACCAGGCGATCCAGGAAACGCCGCCGCGAAGAAGGCGACTCCTGGAAGATCCGGTCCATGTGCGGCGCCACCCAGACGGCCGAGACGACCTCGCCCAGCGCCTGCTGGCTGGAGACGAATTCGCCGTCCAGCTTCAGCAACCGGCGCTCGCGTCCCGTTTCGTTCGCCGGGTCCAGCCCGGTACCCAGATCGCGTGGCCCCTGCGGTGTGTTGACCCGCGCCGACACGGCCCAGGCCCCGTCATGCGCGGGACTGTTGCCCGGCTGCCGGCGCGTCAGGTCGCCCAGACGGGCCCGGCGCAGACCACGCCCGGGGGCCAGCAGAGAGATGGCTTCCAGCAGGTTGGTCTTGCCACTGCCGTTTGCTCCCAGCAGGACCACAGGACGCGCATCACAGCGCAACTCGCTCTGCGCGAAATTGCGAAAGCCGATAACCGTCAGGCGCTCCAGCCAGAGCGCCTGGCTGCCTGCCGCCCCCTGCCCTGTCTGCCCAGTGCCTGTCTGCCCGGGGCCTGTCCGTTGGGGGCCTGTCCGTTCGGGCCGTTCGCTCTGACTGTGAATTGCCGGGTTTCCCATTATCCAAGAGCCGTTACGGACGCTGTTGCGCCGCCGCCATAGCCAGAACCGGGGCCAGAACCGGGGCCAGAACCGGGGCCATAGCTGGAACCGGTGTCATGCCTCAGACCCGCATCGGCATCAGCACGTAGAGCGCGCTGGTGTCGGCCACATCCCGCACGATCGTCGGAGAGGAGGAATCGGCGAGCATGAACTCGGCGCCCTCGCCCTCGATCTGGTGGGCGATGTCCAGCAGATACTTGGAGTTGAAGCCGATCTCGATGGGCGGGCCGTCATACTGGATGACCACTTCCTCCTCGGCACTGCCGGCCTCGGGACTGGTGGCCGACAGCGTCAGTGAACCGTCCCCCAGGGACATCTTCACCGCGCGACTCTTCTCCGTGGAGATGGTGGACACGCGGTCCACGGCCGAGGCGAAGACCTTGCAGTCCACCGACATGGTCTTGTCATTGCCGCTGGGGATCACGCGCTCGTAATCCGGGAAGGTCCCGTCAATCAGCTTCGAGGTCAGCGTGGTATTGCCGAAGGTGAAGCGCACGCGGGTATCCGACAGCGCAACCTCGATACCGTCGTCGACTTCGTCAATCAGCTTGCGCAGCTCGTTCACCGTCTTGCGCGGCACGATCACGCCCGGCATGCCGGAGGCCCCTTCGGGCAGCGGCATCTCGAAGCGGGCCAAACGATGGCCGTCAGTGGCCACGGCGCGCAGGACCTGAAGGTCGCCGCTGCTGGCGGCATGGACATAGATACCGTTCAGGTAATAGCGCGTCTCTTCGGTGGAGATGGCAAAGCGCGTGCGGTCGATCAGGCTCTTGGCCTCGCCGCCCTGGAGCGTGAAGACGTTGGGCAGGTCCGTCGGTCCGACGGCCGGAAAGTCCTCGCGCGGCAGGGTCGACAACGTGAAGTTGGAGCGCCCGGCACGCAGGCGCAATTGCCCACCGTCGCCGGCCACGCTCAACTCGACCTCGCTACCGTCGGGCAGCTTGCGCACAATGTCATAGAGCGTGTGGGCCGAGACCGTGGTGGCGCCGGCTTCCTCTATGCTGGCGGCCGTGTGCTCGACGATGGTCAGATCCATGTCCGTGGCCGTCAGGCCCAGGCGGCCCTCCTGTGCTTCCATCAGGACGTTGGAGAGGATCGGTATGGTGTTCCGCCGCTCGACGACAGACTGCACGTGGGCCAGCGAGCGAAGGAGGGCTGCGCGTTCAATTGTCAGCTTCATAGCGTCTCTGAATGACTAAACCATTGGAAATACGGACAAAGCACCCGGGAAGGACCTGGCTCGGCGCCCGTTTGCGTTAAGAATCTCTGAAAAGGGTGCAAAGACCCCCTTCTCATGCGGTCGCACTATAACACAGATGACCGATTCCGTAAGGAATTTCCCTGTCTTATTGTTCATTGGCACCCTGCTTGGCACGCTCCCAAGTCCAGGGTGAAACAGATCATGCAAAACGGGAGAAACAGCATGCACCTCGAAGGCTCCTGTCACTGCGGTTCCGTCACCTTCCAGGTGGAGTCGCCACACCCCTATCCCTACCAGCGCTGCTATTGCTCGATCTGCCGCAAGACGGCTGGAGGCGGTGGCTATACCATCAACATCGGGGCTCTAGCCGAGACGCTGCAGGTCCAGGGCAGCGCGCACAAACGCATCTACCATGCCCGCATCGATGGGCAAGAAAGCCCGGGCGAGCGCCACTTCTGCGGCACCTGCGCCAGCACGCTCTGGGTCTACGACCCGCAGTGGCCGGAACTGGTTCATCCCTTTGCCTCGGCCATCGATACGGAACTGCCGGTGCCGCCGGAGCGCGTGCACCTGCTGCTCGACAGCAAGGCCTCCTGGGTCGAACCCGACGTGCGGGAGAATGACAAGTGCTTCGAAGGCTATCCCGAGGAAAGCCTGGCCGCCTGGCACGAACGCCTGGGGCTGGTGCGCTGAAACAAAGGACGTGGTTTTAAAAGAGGGCGTGGCCTGTGCGGGCCGTCAGCCTTCCAGCATGCGGCGCAGCATGTCCACGTCCTCGGCAAAGCCGTTGTCCGTGGCCTTCAGCTCCTCGACCTTGCGCACGGCATGCATGACGGTGGTGTGGTCGCGCCCGCCGAACTTGCGCCCGATCTCGGGCAGCGAACGGGCCGTCATCTGCTTTGCCAGGTACATGGCCACCTGGCGCGGCCGGGCCACGGCCCGGGCGCGGCGGGCCGACGACATGTCGGACACGCGCACATTGTAATGCTCGGCCACGCGCTTCTGGATTTCCTCGATGGTGACCCTCCGATCGCTGGCACGCAGCAGGTCCTGCAGCAGTTCCTGGGTGGTTTCCAGCGTGACCGGCCGCCCCACCAGGGTGGCATGGGCGGCAATGCGGTTCAGGGCGCCTTCCAGCTCGCGTACGTTGGACGAGATCTTGTGCGCCAGGAACTCCAGGACCTTTGGCGGAATGGGCGCGTTCAACTGCTCGGCCTTGGATTGCAGAATGCCCAGGCGCAGTTCGTAGGTGGTGGGGTGGATGTCGGCCACCAGGCCCCAGCCCAGGCGCGAGCGCATGCGCTCCTCGACACCCTCCAGGTCCGACGGCGATTTGTCGGCCGAGATGATCAGCTGGCGGTTGTTGTCCACCAGGGTGTTGAAGGTGTGGAAGAATTCCTCCTGCGTGGCCTCGCGCCCGCCGATGAACTGGACGTCGTCGATCATCAGCACGTCCACAGAGCGGAACTGCTCCTTGAAGGCCATGGTGTCCTTGGTGCGCAGGGCGCGCACGAACTGGTACATGAACTTCTCGGCCGACAGGTAGATCACGCGTTTCGACGGGGCGCGTGTGCGGATATGCCAGGCAATCGCATGCATCAGGTGGGTCTTGCCCAGGCCGACGCCGCCATAGAGGAACAGCGGGTTGAAGGGCACGCCATCGGCCTCGGCCACGCGCTGGGCGGCGGCATAGGCCAGTTCGTTCGGCTTGCCGACCACGAAGTTGTCGAAGGTAAAGCGCGGGTCCAGCGGCGCCGAGATGTCACGGCAGCGCTCGGCCTCGTCGTCGGTCGAAGAATGCAGGGTAGTCTCGGAAGACTGTGCGCCCGCATTGGCGGACCCCGCTGCGGACTCGGCCACCGCCGAATCCGAACCTGCGCCATTGGCGCCTGAAGAGGTCTCTTCACTCTCGCTCGCAGGACGCGGTGCCTTTTCCGGCGCTTCGGGCCGGGCCGGCGGCTGGACCACGATCTCCACATGACGAACCTGGGCGAATTCCTCCATCCACAGGCCGCGCAGGCGGTCGGCATAGTTGCTGTTGACCCAATCGCGCATGAAGCGCGAAGGCACGGACATGCGCACCACGCCGTCCTTGAGGCTGACCAGCGTCAGGGGCTTCAACCAGCTCTTGAAAGCCGCCTCACCCACATCGGACCGAAGGCGCCCGCGCACGCGTGCCCACTGTTCGGAATAATCGTCAGCTGCAAGCCCGGTTTCGCCTGTAACGGCTTCCTCCTGAAGCCGTTGGGTCCCCTGCTTCGCCTCCAGACCTGCGCTCATCTGCACCTCGTTTCTCCCTGCGGCCACGTAACTGTCATTTCGACCAGTCGCCCCCAAAACTTAAAAACCAGGCTCCAAACACGCTACTACGGCACCTGACGAAAATCTTTCCCGCCCCCTACCTGGACAGCTTGCGCATAGATGGTTTGGCTTTGATATACTTTACTTAACAAAATCAAAGTCAATACTTAGGATTCAAAAAGAACTCCCAAGTTTCATTACCATGACATTGATATTTAGTTTCTGGAGCACCGTCTTTACTGAGTGCCCCGTGAATGGATTGGACACTCTACAGATGGACGTGAAGGGAGGCAACGAGACCGTTTGCAGAACATTCTCCATCGGCTGAGACGATCTCTCAGGAGCAGGGGACAAGGCTGTCATATTCCCGAAAGAATCCTGTAACCGAGTCGCGAAAAAAATTTTGGGTATGATCTGCACCATCAGCAGTCGCAAGAGCCAGTCCTGCGACACACGAATAGCAGGCATGCAAAAAAGTGCCCGCAAGATTGCGGGCACCTCTTTTCCTGCAGGGCGCCCCGAAGGGCGCAGCCGTGCGGCTTTAGTCGATCCGCTTGATACGCGAAGACAGGCGGGAAATCTTGCGCGCCGCCGCGTTGCGGTGAATGACGCCCTTGGTCACGCCCCGATGAATCTCGGGCTGCGCCTGCTTGAAGGCATCTGCGGCAGCCTGCTTGTCACCGCTATGAATCGCCGTTTCCACACGCTTGATGTAGGTGCGGATGCGGCTCATGCGGTCCCCGTTGATCTGGGCGCGGCGTGTATTTCTGCGGATCCGCTTGAGAGCGGACTTGTGATTGGCCATGAATGGACCCGTCTCTGCTAGAGTGTGCCTTGAGAGGTCGCGGTTATAGACGCCTCTCCAGTGAGCGTCAAGGCGAGAAAAAGCCTGACGAAATTCCCAGACTACTGCGCCGCTTTACCGGTTCTTCCAGTCCGGCTTGCGTTTCTCGGTGAAGGCATCCATGCCCTCGCTGCGATCCTCCAGGGCGAAGGTGCTGTGGAAAGCCCGGCGCTCGAAACGCACCCCCTCGCTGAGGGTGGTTTCATAGGCGACATTGACGGCCTCCTTGGCGGTGGCCACGACAGGCTGGGACAGGCCGGCGATCTTCCGCGCCACCTTCAGGGTTTCCTCCATCAGGTCATCGGCCGGCACGACCTTTGCCACCAGACCGGCCTGCAGCGCGGTCTGCGCATCGATCTTGTCGCCCGTCAGACACATGTACATGGCCAGGGACTTGCCCACCGAGCGGGTCAGACGCTGGGTGCCGCCGGCACCGGGAATCACGCCGATCTGCACTTCCGGCTGGCCGAACTGGGCCGTGTCGGCGGCAATGATCATGTCGCACATCAGGGCGAACTCGCAGCCGCCGCCCAGCGCGAAACCGGCCACGGCCGCGATCACCGGCTTGCGGCAACGGGTGATGACTTCCCAGTCGTCGGTGATGAAATCCTCGCGCTGCACATCGGCAAAGGACTTCTCCGCCATCTCCTTGATGTCGGCGCCGGCGGCGAAGGCCTTCTCGGAGCCGGTCAGGATCATGCAGCCCACGCTGTCATCCGCCTCGAAGGCCAGGAGTGCCCGGCCCACCTCCTCGACCATGGCGGAATTCAGGGCGTTGTAGGCCTTGGGCCGGTTCAGGCGGATGATGCCCACGGCACCATCGGTTTCGACCTGGATGTTCTCGTACGTGGTTGCGGAGGCGGGCATGCCTATCTCCCTTGCTTGAAAGAGTGTGGCTTCATGTTGCGTTGCGGGATTGAGGCCATACGGCCCGCTCCTGTCAAGGCACGAAGCATGGGTCTAGCGCTGATGCCGCGGACAGTAGAAAGTCGAGCGCCCCGCTTGCACGATCCGGCGGACAAGTGCGCCCTGCCCGCTTTCCGCGCACTTACGGCAGGCCTGTCCGTCCCGGCCATAGACGCCCCACTGGTGCTGGAAGTAACCCAGCTCGCCACTGGCCTGGACATAGTCACGCAGCGAACTGCCGCCGGCCAGGATGGCCCGTTCCAGCACAGCACGCACCGCCCGGGCCAGGCGTTCGGCACGCTGGCCCTGGACGCTGTAGGCCTGGCGACGGGGCGATATGCCGGCCTCATAGAGGGCCTCGGAGACATAGATGTTGCCCAGGCCGGCCACCACCTTCTGGTCCAGCAGGGCCGCCTTGATGGGTGTGCGCCGCCCCTTCAAGGCGGCCGCCAGGGCCGGACCATTGAAACTGTTACCCAGCGGCTCAGGCCCCAGGCCGGCCAGCAGCCGATGGGATTCCAGCGCCCCCGCCGGCACCAGGTCCATGATCCCGAAGCGCCGGGCATCGTTGAAACGCAGCTGCAGGCCGGTCTCGGTCTCGAGGATCACGTGGTCGTGCGGCGCAAAGGGCAGATCAAGATCGGCGACCAGGGTCATGCGCCCCGACATGCCCAGATGGCACAGCAAAACCTCGTCCCCGTCGGTATGGGCCAGAAGGTACTTGGCGCGCCGCTCCAGCCGTTCGACAGTACGGCCCTCAAGGCGCGCGGCGAAATTCTCGGGAAACGGAAAACGCAGGTCCGGCCGGCGCTGGATGACTCGCACGAGACGATGGCCTTCCAATGCGTTCAGCAGGCCCCGACGAACCGTTTCCACCTCGGGAAGCTCGGGCATCGATCCTCGGATTGCATGTACAGAAAGTTCAATTCTCACCGTAGCCTAAAAGGACCACAAAGGCTATGTTCCGCAGCATGTCATCAAGATCCTCCGAAACACCGTCTGCGAACCAGACCCATTTCGGGTTCCGCAGCGTCAGCGAAAGCGAGAAGACACCCCTGGTTCATGGGGTCTTCCGCAACGTGGCCGACAACTACGACCTGATGAACGACCTTATGTCGGGGGGCATCCATCGTCTGTGGAAGGCGGCCATGGTCGACTGGTTGCGCCCGCGGCCAGGCTGGCAGGTCCTGGATGTGGCCGGCGGCACGGGGGATATCGCCTTCCGGGTCCAGGATCGCATCGGCGAAGCGGGCACGGTCCACGTCTGTGACCTGACCTGGGACATGCTGTCGGTGGGCCGCGACCGCGCCATCGACCAGGGGCGCCTGCACGGCCTCGACTGGATCTGCGGCAATGCCGAGACCCTACCCCTGGCGGACCGCTCCGTGGATGCCTATACCATCGCCTTCGGTCTGAGGAATGTCACCCGCATGGACAAGGCCCTGGCCGAAGCACGGCGCGTGCTGAAACCCGGCGGGCGCTTCCTCTGCCTGGAGTTCAGCCATGTGGTGCTGCCGCTGCTGGACCGGCTCTACGACCTCTACTCCTTCCGGCTGCTGCCGGCGCTTGGGGGAATGGTGGCGGGAGATCGCGACTCCTACCAGTACCTGGTGGAGTCCATACGCCGCTTCCCCGCCCAGGAGGATCTGGTCCAGCGCATTGCGGCCAACGGCCTGGAGCAGGTTCGCTACCGCAACCTCTCGGGCGGGATCGCCGCCCTGCATTCAGCCTGGCGCCTGTAAGGACAAAGGGTTTCATGCGCACGTTGCTGTCCTTCCCTTTCCGGCTCCTGCATATCCTGCGGGTCCTGATGCGCCATGACGCGCTGGCCGTGGCGGATGCCATGGGACTCTACCCAGCCCTCATCAAACCCCTGAGGCGCTTCAGCCGGCGCGAGGCCGAGGGACGGAACGGCCAGAAGCTGACCCGAGCACTGGGCGAGCTGGGCCCCAGCTTCATCAAACTGGGGCAGTTCCTGGCCACCCGCGCCGACCTGGTGGGTGAGGACGTGGCCGGCGACCTGGCCGAGCTCCAGGATCGCCTGCCTCCCTTCTCGTTCGAGGAGGCGCGCCGCCTGATCGAAAGCGAACTTGGCCAGCCACTGGAAGAGCTGTTCGAGGAGTTCAATCGCACCCCGGTGTCCGCCGCCTCGATCGCACAGGTCCACTTCGCAACCACGCGGCCCAGCGACGAGGAGATCTCCGCCGCGCAAAGCGAGGCTTACAGCTTCGACGAGGCGGAGACACAGGCACCTGAAGTCGCGGCGCGCGAGGTGGCCGTGAAGATCCTGCGCCCTGGTATCGAGCGTGCCTTCGATCGCGACTTGCGGCTGTTCTACCTGATCGCCCGCATGATCGAGCGCAGCCAGCCGGCACTCAGGCGCTTCCGCCCCGTGGCGGTGGTGGAGCTGTTCGAGAACACCGTGCGCCTGGAGATGGACTTCCGCATGGAGGCCGCCGCGGCGTCGGAACTGGCCGACAACTTCGCCGACGATCCCGACTACGAGGTTCCGGAGATAGACTGGGAACGCACGGCCCAGCGCGTACTGACCCAGACTCGTCTGACCGGTATCCGGCTGGACGACCGGCAGGCCCTGATCGAAGCGGGACACGACCTGACCGAAGTCCTGCGCAAGGCCTCGGCCATC contains:
- the gyrB gene encoding DNA topoisomerase (ATP-hydrolyzing) subunit B; its protein translation is MATSDVNETPEAADPNGDPAADPNGDYGAESIKVLRGLEAVRKRPGMYIGDTDDGSGLHHMVYEVVDNAIDEALAGYCDLVLVQLNGDGSVTVNDNGRGVPVDIHAEEGISAAEVIMTQLHAGGKFDQNSYKVSGGLHGVGVSVVNALSEWLELRIWRDDKEHYVRFEHGETVEPLTVVGPANGKRGTQIDFLPSTQTFTQTEYDFGALEHRLRELAFLNSGVHIKLVDKRHPEPVEVDLHYDGGVEAFVHYLDRNRHSLLEKPIHMSVEREAITVELAMQWNDSYHETTLCFTNNIPQRDGGTHMAGLRAGLTRQINAYANESGILKKEKVSLTGDDAREGLTCVLSVKVPDPKFSSQTKDKLVSSEVRPVVESVVNDKLQQFFEEHPNEAKKIVTKVVEAASAREAARKARELTRRKGVLDVASLPGKLADCQERDPTKSELFIVEGDSAGGSAKQGRDRKFQAILPLRGKILNVERARFDKMLGSQEIGTLITALGTGIGPEEFNLDKLRYHKIVIMTDADVDGSHIRTLLLTFFFRQMRELVDGGHLYIAQPPLFRAKRGESMTYLKGDREMEEYLIQNALNHTALVLADGTQLASEDLARLVRRAVKARHQIETMVYKVGSYEVIEQAAIAGALDPEILDDEDKANEIAATVAERLDTLAPEHERGWTGESDRFGGLVFTRVLRGVPEKRHLDATLVASSEGRQLKGMREELWEVYKTPGVLTGKDQEQKVYGPVSLADAVLAWGKKGVSVARYKGLGEMNPNQLWETTLDPEVRSLLKVKVAHAEDAGLIFETLMGDEVEPRRDFIQTNALQVANLDI
- a CDS encoding transglycosylase domain-containing protein, whose translation is MTKRGTSSESGREVKGERRSQAQRGGKSAGARKAAPKSGSSRSTGAKAGAKQTTQGGGRGTGGRGTGGRQGGGGRRGNGGRRGGGRTAAASGKRLGWLKLAATAVGVAAVWGILILGGILLYYAYDLPDVSRIADTGRRPSVQVVDVTDRPLAAFGEVYGEPLSVAQMPPHLPRAVLAIEDRRFYDHFGLDPLGLMRAAYINLVEWGVVQGGSTITQQLAKNVFLSHERTFKRKVQELLLSFWLERRLSKDQILALYMNRVYFGAGTYGVDAAAQRYFDKSAREVSLYEAAMIAGLLRAPSRYNPTNNPELAHERTAQVLNAMVDAGYIDRATADQALGDGSSAAPDLRKTGRYFASWAASQIGEIVGPLSQDVKISTTLDPEIQTIAEEEVERLLKAEGEDKGATQAAVVVLSHDGAIRAMVGGRSWDSSEFNRAVQARRQPGSAFKPFVYLAAFEDGLAPDSRVQDAPVRVSLPSGPWTPGNYGDRYYGDVTLREAFARSLNSVAVQLIMEVGAESVVDAAERLGVNSKLKPNPSLALGTSEVSLLDMTAAYVPFANGGRGIWPYGVRKVTGRGGALLYQRSGEGPGQVIAGPVQAAMVDIFQASVGWGTSKGADPGRPAGGKTGTTQDSRDAWFVGFTAELVVGVWVGNDDNTVMKGVTGGGLPARLWNAIVTRSLEGEPPRPLKRAAEPVVARSQPDPAPASNAGSDAAEAVGGFLDNLIGRLTGSTPSSNSDRVRERDQERWEQNMRR
- the recF gene encoding DNA replication/repair protein RecF (All proteins in this family for which functions are known are DNA-binding proteins that assist the filamentation of RecA onto DNA for the initiation of recombination or recombinational repair.), which translates into the protein MGNPAIHSQSERPERTGPQRTGPGQTGTGQTGQGAAGSQALWLERLTVIGFRNFAQSELRCDARPVVLLGANGSGKTNLLEAISLLAPGRGLRRARLGDLTRRQPGNSPAHDGAWAVSARVNTPQGPRDLGTGLDPANETGRERRLLKLDGEFVSSQQALGEVVSAVWVAPHMDRIFQESPSSRRRFLDRLVYGFDPAHAGRIAAYEHAMRERARLLRAQQGDPNWLGGLERTMAEKAVAIAAARRSLVSRLAAACKETHGAFPAVGLALVGDAESWMDESPAVQVEERLLQRLADCRAQDAETGGAACGAHRSDLAASDLERDMPAAFCSTGEQKALLLSLVMAHTRLLALERGAGPLLLLDEVAAHLDAGLRAALYDSILDLGVQAWMSGTDSALFSALGQEAQRFHLREGLVLREA